GACCAAACAGAAGCTCAAGGACCCATACAACCTGCACACGGAATCCGATTTCACCAATGCCATGGACATGCTCACCTTTGCCAGCAATCCGGCCGCCAGTAATGGTGTGCCCCTgcgcacaacagcaacagcaacagcaacaattgtggCTGCAGCCGTGCCGGATCCGTTTCGTGAGCTGATCCTGATGTCCGATCAGCGACCGGATACGCATGATCCGCACTACTTTGCCGggttgcagcagctggccaatAAGGCGTTCGATCTTGTCGAGCAGACGCTTAAGACGCAGCCGCAGCTGGCCAAAAAGATGCCAGTGCCGGCAGttggagcaactgcagcagcacctgcagctgcagctggagccgCAGCAGCTCAGCCGGCACAGCCAACAACACCCGCTTTGCCCGTGCCCATGGCCAGCAATCTGACTAATTTGTTTCAAGATCCCAAGGATATCGTGGACCCCAAGAAACTGGAGGAGTTCATGAACATGCTTGCCGAGGTGGAGACGGAGGAGAGCGACAGCGGTGGTCCCATCCTGGGCAAACTATCGCTAGCCAAGCGCACGCACAACGCACTCTCCAAGGCGGACATCAAGCGATCGCCCAACTATGATGGCCAGTCCAACATGTCATCGGTCTGGGGCCAGCAATTGCCGGATCTGAACACGCTGGCGGTAGGTTATACACCCAAAGCAGGAGCTGCTCACATCGAGCCATTGCAGGGCTTCAATTTCGAAGAGACGGTGGCCGAGGAGGTGCTGACCATTGAACAGGAAGCGGATGTTGAGACCGAGGACGGCAATGGCGGCGCGGATAGCGAAGATTTGCCCACAGCCGAACAGGTGCATGCCACAATGAAGCAGTTCCATCTACGCAAATGCCAGCCAGCCCAGGATGAGGCAGCGCATCGCGCCAAAAGCGCACGGATTCGACGCAGAAACAAGTGAGTGCCGCATTGGGTGATTCTCCAGCAGGGTTCCAGGGGATCATATGGAAGTGTAGCAATGTTAggcaattaatatatattccttCAAATTGAATCCGAAAACTTAAACAACTTGCCAACACTGTTTTTTGGGGGTTTCCCTTAATTTTGATCCTTTCCAGAATAGGTTGCCTGTGCttctatttttaaaaatcagttgaattaaatttgaaatttaattataatgaaTATCATAACTTAAGCttagtaaatatttatgcgcataccttatttatttatgcctgGCCCACATTTTGCAGAGTCTCGCCCGAGGAGAGCGACGCGGAACTGGAAAGCAAACGCAAGGAGGCGTCGCGCAGGCGTTCCGCACATGGCCGGAAAACGGAGTCGCCGCCCGATCCGCTGGAACCGTGGAGCACGCGCGAACTGCAGGAcattaacaagattttagccAATAAGAAATGAGCAACATTAATTtgattatacattttttttttttttgattttttgtttgttttgttttgttttttttttgtatttcgttgaattgcttaatttaattacaaacaGAAAAGAAGACGAAGAATATTCCTCCATGCGAGGAAATCAGAGAGCCGTAAAGACAGGGAGATGAGCTTGGTTGGCTAACGCCTGGATAACTCCTTCAATTGAGTTATCTTGCAATTTTGCTCCATTAAATACTAATATTTAACTATACaagtacaatatatatatatatatatatataatatagctatatatttataaaatgttttatttgggAGGGGGTGGATTTTCTCTTGTTACGTATTGTTAAAATAGAATGTGAAACCTGCAGCTCGGCGTGTTTGGATCAGGTGCAAAGCCAGGAAATGCCAATTGAGCCGATGCCATTTAAATCTTTAGaactgtttcttttttttttttttgttaaggtATATACACacgtacaaacacacacacacacacacgcacacacacacagacagctgTACAAAAAGGGTGTGAAACTTAAGAATTTAGTTGGCAACTTGAAATTGTAGCTAGATACTTTCGTGTGCGAGTCGTTGGGCAAACCAATTAAGTTCAATTCGTTATGATATGTACATTAGGCAGGAAACATTCGAATTATACAAAGAGTTTCCCTGCTAGGCCGCCTGCTTGGGCTGGTTTGGGTTTCACCTTGCTGCTGAACACtaaatacataatacataataaaaatgtatcctCTATTTATACAATTGCTTAACTAATTGGTACTTAGGAGCTAGCTAATTAAACACTCTCTCCGCTGCATCTAATATACACGTGTATAGGTTAGTACGAAACTGAATGGCAGGACACGGGCGCAATCAATATGCCAACGCCAAATGCTTTTTACCATTTGCCTCCTGATGCTTCGATACGATTGCTAATTGGCCAAAATGTTTGGACTTCAATTCAATGCTAAACATGTTTAACTTAGCTTATATTTTAACTTATCCTTAACAATAAGGTGGCTGCTGGTGTCGTGTGCTCTCCAGTGTTGggtgtattttgttttgggcTCTTGCTTTTTTTAACTTAAGCTAATTTTCGCTTTATGACGTTTTACCGAAAGCCGCTGTTGAGCGTACGATCTGTGGTTAATGTTGTTATGCCCTGTGTTTGCGCTTGCGTCGCTACTTGGGCGTTCGACGCCGTCGCATTTATGAATATAGACGCtgcgttgttgttattattgttgctgctgctgttgttgctgttgttattgttgttgtttggattgttgctgcttatgtgtatatgctgctgctgctgctgctgttgatggtgttgctgctgctgctgttgttgttgttgctgctgttgttgttgctgctgctgctgctgctgctgttgctgttgatgctgctgcaactgctgctgtgTAACAGTTGTGGCATTTGTGGGCGTACCGCCCAGCTGCAGTATCTGCTGTGCCGTTAGCAATTGCGTGGGTATTAtcacctgctgctgttgattgtGCTGcacagccgccgccgctgcagcctgcacagcagcaacctgctgttgttgctgctgctgttgctgttgttgcatctGCAGGCGCAGCAAGTGCAGCTGATTGGCATTGATGGCAATCTGTTgatttaataaatgaaaaattaagcAACGAGCatcaaattgcattaaaatgtcCAACTTACCGGCACATTGGTCAGCTCGCCCGTTGGCGTCACCACCTGCTGCAGCAGTtgtatttgctgttgctgctgttgttgctgctggtgttgttgttgctgttgggccAGATTCTGAAGCAGCGCCGTTTGCTGCTGAGCAGCTGTTGTGGGCGCCGGCGTCGCTGTCAACTGGCCATTCGGCCCGGCGGTGAGTATTAGCTGCTGTGTCGGCTGCTGTGCAACAATATTTAGACCGAGactgttctgctgctgctgctgttgctgctgttgatggaGCTGCTGCACCAGTTGCGTGGGCTGCTGCCCAGGCAGCGCTATGAAgtactgcagctgctgtgcaCCGGCGCCCTGCTGTATGATCTGCACTTGCTGTGGCTGATGCTGTTGCGTTgtcagctgctgcagttgctgatTGCTGCTGGCGGCTGCCGCCGCAAACAGATCCGGATTGACTGTGCTGAAGCCGAGCACTTCGGCCGCAGTGGCGTCCATTTTGAGGCCagaggcggcagcagcagtagccaCAGGTACATTGGCGCCACTCACAACATTGCCGGTTGTAAAGCTAGCGTTGGGATTGTTATTGCTGGCAacagcagttgctgcagcagcagcggcggcagcagccacagcagctgccgctgatACATTCGAGCTGGTTGGCTCTTTGGTTTTCTGCGTGGTTGAGGGTTTGATCTCTTCGCGCGGCACAATGTCGATTAGGAAATCAAATTGATCATAATTGGCAATCGCCTGCGCAATATCCGATCGCTGCAGCGTACGGCGACGACTCTCCTCGGTGTGCACCCAGGCGCGCATTGTCAGCTCCTGGATGAAATACTCACAGGCCTTGGCAAACAGCAGCGGTGCTTCGCCCGCTATCATTTTGGCATTCTCATCCAGTTTCATGATCTTCTTGATGCGCGCCAGCGGCAACACCTGATGCTTGGCATCCACCTGACCAATGCCGTTCACCTCGCTCAATATGTTCGGCCAAAAGTTCTCAATCGTTGGCGGCGGCTTGCGCACCGCTTGAACGCGCGACGCTTTCGTCGGTTTCTCCTTTGGAGCCGTCGTCGTCATTGTGGTGGATGTCACGCTCATGCCCGTCGTATATGCCGCATtcccgccgccgccgccgccactgTTCGTTACGGACAAGCCCGTTTGCATGGGCACTGTCAACTGCTGCGACGTGACAATGACGGCGTTTGGCCGCCGCAGGGCCGGCGTTGTGGCCGTGGCGCCAGACTTGGCCAGAGCGTCACCTAGCTCCATTTTGATTGGCGTGACAGTAATGGTATTATCGAACATCGATGTGGCATTGCTAAAAGataaaagccaaacaacacaaacacaaaacacacattAAATTGTACACACTGTACACCGACTCGAGCTCTGCGAGAGAGACTCACCTATTTGGCGCCTTATTTGTGCTGCCATTATTGGTGGCGTACATGGCCACGTTAGCTGAGGTGTGGCGTGTTGGCCGGCTGCAATTGGTAAGGGTTTGAGCACAGGCGCCGCAACGGCAAttggtttaaaattgatttaaaacgTATTGCTGGTAAATTTCGCAAATGCGTAATGCATACACAATGCGCTAGGGATGGCAACTAGTGCTGCAAAACAATCGATAAGGTCACAATGGCAGCTCGCGTTTTGGGACTGCCAACTTGTTTAAGAACAAATACAAGCTATCGATACTATTGATAGCATCGATCATCGATACATCGATCATCGATAACTCAATGTGCCGCATGCACTTTTACATGCTTTACCAATTGttgatacaaatttaatttggctTAGAATTAATTATCTAAATGGTGACCAACAGCCAGGAGGGCGAGACGCTGCCCGCAACATCGTCGGTAACTGGGCTGCCACAGAAGCGCTTCTATCGCCAACGGGCACACTCAAATCCCATAGCGGATCACAGTTTTGATTAGTAAGTTTTTGAGCCTGCCATTAAACTAGCTTCACTAAGTTTAACTACAATACAGTCCCGCCCGCCCAGAGGATGTGGACTGGCGCTCACTGTATCCCAACATTGGCAGCGAACAGCAAGTCGAATTTGCTGACATAGGCTGCGGTTACGGCGGCTTTCTAGTCACCCTGGGCGAAATGTTTCCCGATAAGTTGGCCATTGGCATGGAGATACGAGTTAAAGTGTCCGACTATGTAATCGATCGCATTGCGGCGCTCAGAATGAAAAATGCGGAAACTAGCGCATACCAGAACATTGCCTGCATACGCACCAATGCGatgaaatatttgccaaacTATTTCCAAAAGAGCCAACTCGAGAAAATGTTCTTCTTGTATCCCGATCCGCATTTCAAGCGCGCCAAACATAAGTGGCGCATCATCAACCAGGCACTGCTCTCCGAATACGCATACGTTCTCCGGAGCGGGGTAAGAATTCAACTGGAAACGGACATTCACAACTGTTCAATAATATCCATCTTCTGCCGCAGGGCCTGGTATATACGATGACGGATGTCGAGGATCTCCACAAGTGGATCGTCTCACACATGACACAGCATCCGTTGTACGAAAGACTCACTGACGAGGAAGCTGTAAGTATATCCCGCTTCAAACTCATTTACGAAGATCTATTTCACACAGATCTACCACTCCATTGACTGAAAATTGTGGTTCAAGGAAGTATatcagtatataaatatatatgaattattCTACGGGCGGTAAAAGAGAgaaaattagttcatatttatatacattaaaaacattgaATCTGATTGGAAACATGAAACGAATCAAATTAGAAAACATGATCATTTCAATAAGATGCCCGCATGAAATCAAATCAGCTCATTTGCGATTTTCTATCTATACTatctatctatgtatatagatCTTAACTGAAAATGTTTGTCCATATCTTTGCAGAATGCCGATCCTATTACGCCCAAGCTATACCAGAGCAGTGAGGAGGGCGCCAAGGTGGTGCGCAATAAGGGTGATCACTTCTTGGCTATATTCCGCCGCATCTAGgcgcatttatatatatttatttgacaaatatatatattaatatatattttttaacataaataatttaagtgtGTAACAGACTTGACCTTTCCTATCTTACACTCCCGctatctgtgtgtgcgagGGAGTGCGTTTAtgtgtatacatgtgtgtgtgtgtgtgtttgtgtgggtgtcagtgcgtgtgcgtgtgtccgTCCGCCCTTACATATATGCATTCCGCTGTCCAATGCCCTCACAGCTGATAAGCGTTTGACCAAAATTGCCGTACTCAATGATGAACTTGACGCCAGCCATTTGCTCAGCCACATAAATGGCTGTTCGTGTGTGCTTGGTCAGTGCGCCGGCACGGATGCGCGAGCAACCGCTGGCCAGGGCCATATAGATGATTAGCTGATCCTGCATGTGGGTATCCACACAGATCTCGTTCTTAATGTAGCCGGCCAGTTCACAGGAGGCATTCGAGCCAATCAAATGACCATCGATGTTCTTTTCGCCCACAGTGGCCGCACCCACCACACAGCCGGTGCTGGTAAGCGCGGTCAGTATGATGCCGGCACCGTTATCGCGCGCCCTGTCCGGCGGATGCTTGAACACCTGTATATTGCACTCGTGATCCGGCCAGAGGCGATGTATTTCACGCTCCGCCGAATGCTGCATATCAAAAGCAATGCACTTTGGCAAACGGCCGGCATAGTAGGCGGCACCTTTCACTGATCGGAACTGGCCGAAGTCATTTAATTGGACGGCATTCAGTGAGCGCAGCGGCTCCAGGTCAAGCATACAACGGCCATTGCCGCGTGGATAGAAGCCATGATGCAGCACCTTGAGATCAAAACTAACGCCGAAACGCTTCAGATTAGGCTGCAGCACCTGCTGCATATATTCCACTTGCGGGgcaaacgatacgtttgtgcCGCCAGTGACATCGATGCGTGACGAGGTCCCACTGAATAGCAGCACCGGCATGACCATCTGATATATAAGTGTTATGCTTGCAGCGGTCCGTGTGTCCACCTTGTACATGGTGCCGGCGATCGTGCGCGGCGTAAACGTCAGTTCCGTGGAGTGCAACGTATTGCCGTTGACCTCAGCATTCGAAATGTCGCGCAGCAAATTAACGCCATGCAGATGCTGATGGGATAGACCCGGCTTTGGACGATTGGCACGTATCTTGACCACACGCACCGGACGATTTAGTATTACGCTCAGGGTTAAAGCATTGCGCAGAGCCTGTCCGCCGCCTTCCAAGTAGGAGCCGTCGATTTCCACAAAACAACTCATGCCCAGTTGCCTGCAAAGGGTGCACATCAATTAAATCAACAAGATGAACTAAAATTAATACACGCACACGAGTACATACCGATTTCAGCAAATtctcaaatgttttttttatatatgttagttatatttatcaagatttcaatttcaaatgccACTTTGCTTACAATTAGTGATGGGCAGCACCAATTTACCGATTGGATTCGCACAGTTCTCGTACTTTTTGATGAGCTACCATTGGCCAGTCTTTTTACGAGTCAAGTTGGCAGCGCTGCAGTTCCGTTGCATTCGCTTGaggtgtaaaaaaaaaaccccaaagCACAAAATCTGTTTTGCGCAGCAATAAAATATCCGTATTTATTTCTCTTGCTGCATAGCTGCTGGCATAATGTCGTATGTTTACCTATTGCCGGTTGCTGTCTTCTTCATCTTTCAAGTGACATTTCTGGGCACGTAAGTGGCTATTCTCGTTTCAATTTGGAAAAATGTACCGTTTGTTATGGTTGTGTACCCGTTTTGCCCATTCGCAGTTATATTGTGGCTGTCCTGGAGGGTCATGTGGTGCCGACAGTGCCGTACATTAGCGATGCAGCCACTTACTCACCGGAGAGCTGCATTTTCGGTCAACTAATTAACATTGGCAGCGTTCTTTGTGAGTTCGCTATCGCTGCATTTCCAAACTCGACTCGTATCTCGATTGGGGAAGCATGAGTCATGTGCTGACTGCCTCACACGGTCTGTTATTGTATTgatcttattttcatttccaGTGGGACTCACAATTTATGTGCGCTATCGTCATGTATTGCAACTGCATGAACATCATCCGGATCTGGGCGCCGCTGTGCTCCGTCACAATAGTATAGCCTTTTGGTTCGGCATGTTGTCCTGCCTGGGCATTAGCTTTGTGGGCAACTTTCAGGAAACAAATGTGCGCATTGTCCACTTTATTGGCGCGTTCTGTTGCTTCGGCTGCGGCACCTTATACTTTTGGATGCAGGCTTTAATCACATACTCGATATATCCCATGGCTGGCACGAAAAAGACTGCGCACATACGTCTGGGTATGTCCGTCTGTTGCACTATTCTGTTTATAATGCTGGCTGTGACTGGTGTCATGTCGCATATACTGTTTGACGGACAAGATCCACGGAAGTGGTAAGCTGTTGAAATAATCATGGCTTCGGCAGGAGAATAACACTTAATTCCCATTGCAGGTATCCCTCGGATGGGGGCTGGTATTATCATGTGATAAGCACAATTTCCGAATGGATAATAGCGACCATATTTAGCTTTTTCATACTAAGCTTTACACCCGAGTTCCGGGATGTGTCGCTGGATCATCCGCAAATCTCGCTGCTCTCATACACTATGACAGTGTAGATGTGATTGATCTCCTATGTCGATATAGTCTCTCATTTGAAGAACTAATAGTGGGTTCCAGTCGGAGCTGCGCCGTTAATCGCACGGCATGCTCTACCCAGGATATGCGAACTGGTGCTGCTGTGGCCGCCAACAACTATAATCTATTGCCTAAGTACCAATATGTAGTATAGGGTTAATTAAATATGAGCCAAAAGTGCTCATAATGGAAGCATAAATGCCAGCCGATTGTATTGCACAATACACATCTCATCATCCGATGATCACTTGTTCTATTCATTGCATGCGTTTTGACTGTCCAGCTAAAAACAAGTTTTAATAAATCTGCACTCgagttgaaattgaaattcgaACAGCACTTGGGGCAACCAAAATGTATTCGaattgatatttaaattacattttgtttcttaCATTCCCATACGATAATTAAACAAAGGTGCTAAACATGTCACGTTCTTCTAATGCGCATTGCTGTGATCTATTTTTACGGGCGAACTACTGAGTCATATAATGCTTTTGTTCTACCTTTTAGTAGCTGAAAATCCTTTTGGATTTCTAATAGTACACAGATTAACTCTTCTTTCGTAGACACTTCAATATAGTTCGACTGCAGACAGAACCTGACTCTACTTAAAACATGCATTATATATTGTGCACATTtacatattgtttataaatttcactttatttttacaatgaCGTTCAAAATTATGTTTGGAATTTACAACTTAAACCGCATATGTGTGttgcaatcaaaataaatagaaaaaaaatatgatgaaaaaatcaaaaagcaTTTTCCGGTACAATTAGTATAGAGTTTTCATCAACGTTTGCGATCTCTAGCCCGATCGCTCTCGCGATGTTTGTGCCCACCTCGGCTGTTATgtccaccaccaccaccaccgccgctgcctcctcctcctccgccGCCACCACCTCCACCACTGCCACGATGCGAGTAACGATTGTGGGATTTGCCAGTAT
This window of the Drosophila virilis strain 15010-1051.87 chromosome X, Dvir_AGI_RSII-ME, whole genome shotgun sequence genome carries:
- the Nf-YC gene encoding nuclear transcription factor Y subunit gamma is translated as MYATNNGSTNKAPNSNATSMFDNTITVTPIKMELGDALAKSGATATTPALRRPNAVIVTSQQLTVPMQTGLSVTNSGGGGGGNAAYTTGMSVTSTTMTTTAPKEKPTKASRVQAVRKPPPTIENFWPNILSEVNGIGQVDAKHQVLPLARIKKIMKLDENAKMIAGEAPLLFAKACEYFIQELTMRAWVHTEESRRRTLQRSDIAQAIANYDQFDFLIDIVPREEIKPSTTQKTKEPTSSNVSAAAAVAAAAAAAAATAVASNNNPNASFTTGNVVSGANVPVATAAAASGLKMDATAAEVLGFSTVNPDLFAAAAASSNQQLQQLTTQQHQPQQVQIIQQGAGAQQLQYFIALPGQQPTQLVQQLHQQQQQQQQQNSLGLNIVAQQPTQQLILTAGPNGQLTATPAPTTAAQQQTALLQNLAQQQQQHQQQQQQQQQIQLLQQVVTPTGELTNVPIAINANQLHLLRLQMQQQQQQQQQQQVAAVQAAAAAAVQHNQQQQVIIPTQLLTAQQILQLGGTPTNATTVTQQQLQQHQQQQQQQQQQQQQQQQQQQQQQQQHHQQQQQQQHIHISSNNPNNNNNNSNNSSSNNNNNNAASIFINATASNAQVATQAQTQGITTLTTDRTLNSGFR
- the LOC6633719 gene encoding tRNA (guanine-N(7)-)-methyltransferase; the encoded protein is MVTNSQEGETLPATSSVTGLPQKRFYRQRAHSNPIADHSFDYPARPEDVDWRSLYPNIGSEQQVEFADIGCGYGGFLVTLGEMFPDKLAIGMEIRVKVSDYVIDRIAALRMKNAETSAYQNIACIRTNAMKYLPNYFQKSQLEKMFFLYPDPHFKRAKHKWRIINQALLSEYAYVLRSGGLVYTMTDVEDLHKWIVSHMTQHPLYERLTDEEANADPITPKLYQSSEEGAKVVRNKGDHFLAIFRRI
- the Rtca gene encoding RNA 3'-terminal phosphate cyclase produces the protein MSCFVEIDGSYLEGGGQALRNALTLSVILNRPVRVVKIRANRPKPGLSHQHLHGVNLLRDISNAEVNGNTLHSTELTFTPRTIAGTMYKVDTRTAASITLIYQMVMPVLLFSGTSSRIDVTGGTNVSFAPQVEYMQQVLQPNLKRFGVSFDLKVLHHGFYPRGNGRCMLDLEPLRSLNAVQLNDFGQFRSVKGAAYYAGRLPKCIAFDMQHSAEREIHRLWPDHECNIQVFKHPPDRARDNGAGIILTALTSTGCVVGAATVGEKNIDGHLIGSNASCELAGYIKNEICVDTHMQDQLIIYMALASGCSRIRAGALTKHTRTAIYVAEQMAGVKFIIEYGNFGQTLISCEGIGQRNAYM
- the LOC6633721 gene encoding DNA damage-regulated autophagy modulator protein 1 translates to MSYVYLLPVAVFFIFQVTFLGTYIVAVLEGHVVPTVPYISDAATYSPESCIFGQLINIGSVLLGLTIYVRYRHVLQLHEHHPDLGAAVLRHNSIAFWFGMLSCLGISFVGNFQETNVRIVHFIGAFCCFGCGTLYFWMQALITYSIYPMAGTKKTAHIRLGMSVCCTILFIMLAVTGVMSHILFDGQDPRKWYPSDGGWYYHVISTISEWIIATIFSFFILSFTPEFRDVSLDHPQISLLSYTMTV